Proteins from a genomic interval of Pelomicrobium methylotrophicum:
- a CDS encoding protein-L-isoaspartate(D-aspartate) O-methyltransferase, which produces MTSRFDGIGMTSMRTRSRMVERLRERGIRDEELLAVMGSVPRHLFVDEALASRAYEDIPLPLGFGQTISSPYTVARMTEVLRNGRALKKVLEVGTGCGYQTAVLARLAKEVYSVERIGELLKRARTIFRDLRIYNVRLKHGDGQQGIPEAAPFDGIIVTAAIPHVPRALTEQLEVGGRMVLPLGAQEQVLYLIERTECGARETVLESVKFVPLVPGVVS; this is translated from the coding sequence ATGACCTCCCGTTTCGACGGCATCGGCATGACCTCCATGCGCACCCGCAGCCGCATGGTGGAACGTTTGAGGGAACGGGGTATTCGGGATGAGGAGCTGCTGGCTGTGATGGGCAGCGTCCCGCGGCACCTGTTCGTTGACGAAGCGCTGGCGAGCCGCGCCTACGAAGACATCCCGCTGCCGCTCGGCTTTGGCCAGACCATCTCCAGCCCGTACACCGTGGCCCGCATGACCGAGGTGTTGCGCAATGGCCGGGCGCTGAAGAAAGTGCTGGAAGTGGGGACGGGGTGCGGCTACCAGACCGCAGTCCTTGCCCGGCTGGCGAAGGAGGTGTATTCGGTGGAACGCATCGGTGAGCTGCTCAAACGGGCGCGTACGATCTTCCGCGATCTTCGCATCTACAACGTACGCCTCAAGCACGGGGATGGCCAACAGGGCATCCCCGAAGCCGCTCCGTTCGACGGCATCATCGTCACTGCCGCCATTCCTCACGTGCCGCGCGCGCTCACAGAACAGCTGGAAGTCGGTGGTAGAATGGTTCTGCCGCTCGGCGCCCAGGAGCAGGTACTGTACCTGATCGAGCGGACTGAGTGTGGAGCCAGAGAAACGGTCCTCGAATCCGTGAAGTTCGTTCCGCTTGTTCCGGGGGTGGTGAGCTGA
- the pheT gene encoding phenylalanine--tRNA ligase subunit beta, whose amino-acid sequence MKFSENWLRTFVDPPLTSEELADALTMAGLEVEALEPAAPPFSGVVVGHVLAVERHPAADRLWVCRVDVGRGEPLPVVCGAPNVRAGMKAPCAVVGAKLPQLTIREAKVRGVASHGMLCSAKELGLSEVASGLMELPPEAPVGADLREALDLDDHLFTLKLTPNRGDCLSVAGIAREVAAITATSLRLPEVEPVAAGIEDQMPIQVDALEACPLYCGRVIRGVDPSVPTPDWMVQRLERSGVRSISAIVDVTNYVMLELGQPLHAFDLARIDKGIVVRFGRPGERLTLLNEQTVEVESFLIIADAAKPLALAGIMGGAGSAVSADTTDLFLEAAFFSPQAVAGKAFALGFSSESLYRFERGVDYAATRQAMERATQLILAICGGRAGPITEVQGPLPKREPIRLRVARARRVLGLDLDSAQVSGLLRRLQFRFVDERDVFYVTPHSYRFDLQIEEDLIEELARLYGYDQIPAALPVGVAAMLPDPEGWRSREALRQQLVARDYQEVVTYAFVDASLEADLTGNAAPVRLLNPIASQMSVMRGSLLGGLLQCLRFNLSHKQSRVRLFELGCCFVRENGELRQPERIAALAYGGVAPEQWGEAAREVDFFDVKADLEALFAPRQVHTVPRPHPALHPGRSAAVVVEGQEVGWIGELHPRWQQKYELPKAPVAFEVELAAVLRTRIPAARPVSKFPLVRRDIAVLVDEGVPAQALLETMRELRLDRVVEVGLFDVYRGAGLPPGKKSLAFRVLFQDTQKTLTDQEVEETKAVLVGALEQRFQAKLRI is encoded by the coding sequence ATGAAGTTCTCTGAAAACTGGCTCCGCACCTTTGTCGATCCGCCGCTCACCAGTGAGGAGCTGGCCGACGCCCTGACCATGGCCGGGCTGGAAGTGGAGGCGCTGGAGCCGGCTGCACCGCCCTTCAGCGGGGTGGTGGTCGGTCACGTGCTGGCGGTGGAGAGACACCCGGCCGCTGACCGTCTGTGGGTGTGCCGGGTGGACGTGGGACGCGGCGAACCGCTGCCTGTGGTCTGCGGCGCTCCGAACGTTCGGGCTGGTATGAAGGCACCGTGCGCCGTGGTGGGGGCAAAGCTGCCGCAGCTTACCATCCGGGAGGCCAAGGTGCGAGGGGTGGCTTCCCACGGAATGCTGTGCTCAGCGAAAGAACTGGGGCTGTCGGAGGTGGCCTCGGGCCTGATGGAGCTCCCCCCGGAGGCGCCCGTCGGCGCGGACTTACGGGAGGCGCTCGATCTGGACGACCACCTGTTCACCCTCAAGCTGACTCCCAACCGCGGCGACTGCCTGAGCGTCGCCGGCATTGCCCGGGAGGTGGCGGCCATCACAGCCACCAGTTTGCGGCTACCCGAGGTCGAGCCGGTCGCCGCGGGCATTGAAGACCAGATGCCCATCCAGGTGGACGCGCTCGAGGCCTGCCCGTTGTATTGCGGTCGCGTCATCCGCGGGGTCGATCCTTCCGTGCCAACGCCGGACTGGATGGTGCAGCGCCTGGAGCGCAGCGGCGTGCGGTCCATCAGCGCTATCGTGGACGTGACCAATTACGTGATGCTGGAGTTGGGGCAGCCCCTGCACGCCTTCGATCTTGCGCGCATCGACAAGGGGATCGTGGTGCGCTTCGGGCGCCCAGGCGAGCGGCTCACCCTGCTCAACGAGCAGACGGTCGAGGTCGAGTCGTTCCTCATTATCGCGGACGCCGCCAAGCCCCTGGCCCTCGCCGGCATTATGGGCGGTGCCGGCAGCGCGGTGAGCGCAGACACCACGGATCTTTTTCTCGAAGCCGCGTTTTTCAGCCCCCAAGCGGTGGCGGGCAAGGCGTTCGCCCTTGGGTTCAGCTCCGAGTCGCTGTATCGCTTCGAGCGGGGCGTGGACTACGCGGCCACGCGCCAAGCCATGGAGCGGGCGACCCAGCTGATCCTCGCGATCTGCGGCGGGCGTGCCGGGCCGATCACCGAAGTTCAAGGTCCGCTGCCCAAGCGCGAGCCCATCCGGCTGCGGGTGGCGCGTGCGCGCCGTGTGCTGGGGCTCGACCTGGACTCGGCGCAGGTGAGCGGGTTGCTGCGCCGACTCCAGTTCCGGTTCGTGGATGAACGGGACGTCTTCTATGTAACGCCCCACAGCTACCGCTTCGACCTCCAGATTGAGGAGGACCTGATTGAGGAACTGGCGCGGCTTTACGGCTATGACCAGATCCCGGCGGCCTTGCCGGTGGGTGTGGCCGCCATGCTTCCGGATCCCGAGGGCTGGAGGAGCCGGGAAGCCCTGCGTCAGCAACTGGTGGCCCGCGACTATCAGGAGGTGGTGACCTACGCCTTCGTGGACGCTTCCCTCGAGGCGGATCTGACAGGCAACGCGGCTCCCGTGCGACTGCTCAATCCCATCGCCAGCCAGATGAGCGTCATGCGCGGGAGCCTCTTGGGAGGGCTCCTGCAGTGCCTTCGGTTCAACCTGAGCCACAAGCAGTCGCGGGTACGGCTGTTCGAACTGGGTTGCTGTTTCGTCCGGGAAAACGGCGAGCTGCGCCAGCCGGAGCGTATCGCCGCCCTCGCCTACGGTGGCGTCGCCCCGGAGCAGTGGGGCGAGGCCGCCCGCGAGGTGGATTTCTTCGACGTCAAAGCGGATCTCGAGGCGCTTTTCGCACCACGGCAGGTGCACACGGTGCCACGGCCGCACCCGGCGCTGCATCCTGGCCGCTCGGCGGCGGTGGTGGTGGAAGGCCAGGAGGTGGGGTGGATCGGCGAGCTGCATCCCCGCTGGCAGCAGAAATACGAGTTGCCCAAGGCGCCGGTCGCGTTCGAGGTGGAGCTTGCTGCGGTGCTCCGTACCCGGATACCTGCGGCCCGGCCGGTGTCCAAGTTCCCCCTGGTGCGCCGCGATATCGCCGTGCTGGTGGACGAGGGGGTGCCCGCCCAGGCGTTGCTGGAAACCATGAGGGAACTGCGCCTCGACCGGGTGGTGGAGGTGGGCCTCTTCGATGTCTACCGGGGAGCGGGCCTTCCCCCGGGGAAAAAAAGCCTTGCATTCCGAGTGTTATTCCAGGATACTCAGAAAACCCTTACCGACCAGGAGGTTGAGGAAACGAAGGCTGTTCTGGTTGGGGCCCTCGAGCAAAGATTCCAAGCTAAGCTTCGAATTTGA
- a CDS encoding MerR family transcriptional regulator has product MDPTTPSKELPPIPAKRYFTIGEVSELCGVKPHVLRYWEQEFTQLKPIKRRGNRRYYQHHEVLLIRRIRELLYEQGFTISGARNRLEEGLSESGAGASPVNLRELKRELKEVIELLHV; this is encoded by the coding sequence GTGGACCCGACAACACCCAGCAAAGAGCTGCCTCCGATTCCCGCTAAGCGCTACTTCACCATCGGTGAAGTGAGCGAGCTCTGTGGGGTGAAACCCCATGTGCTGCGCTATTGGGAGCAGGAGTTCACCCAGCTCAAGCCCATCAAACGCAGGGGCAATCGGCGCTATTACCAGCACCATGAGGTGCTGCTTATCCGCCGCATTCGCGAGCTGCTCTACGAGCAGGGATTCACCATTAGCGGGGCCCGGAATCGTCTCGAGGAAGGGCTGAGCGAGAGCGGCGCTGGCGCGTCGCCGGTCAATCTGCGTGAGCTCAAGCGCGAGCTCAAAGAAGTCATCGAGCTGTTGCACGTTTGA
- a CDS encoding transglutaminaseTgpA domain-containing protein has protein sequence MKFQVSRLTLPFPRLTPFKPWSRNRGQLILARPRIFILPTRQGLLFAGMLLLMLIGSINYHLNLGFALVFLLGAMGIVSILHTYRTLAGLRISAGKSAPTFAGGMATFRVNLDNPAATPRLNVAISHPDSPTVYCHIPPGQTYVAAVQVPASQRGWLRAQRLTLHSRHPLGLFQAWSSVELDMQCLVYPRPDRSQVPLPFAPLLRGEGRDAGQGSDDFAGLRDYRPGDSPRHIAWKAAAQERGTFTKQFSGCAPGEVWLDWEALPGLDTEARLSRLTRWVIECDALGIPYGLRLPALERAPALGPDHRHACLKALALFCLDDTTAPPAARACPSMEPRLTLRQIHGLLLALALAVAPHVPRLPLWLSAFVVGVGLWRWYLALSGSPLPPRPLLYALTAVGAAGTALHFGTLVGRSGGVALLIVLVALKLLESRTKRDAALLVFLGYALVITEFLYDQSIPVAAYSVLPVAALTTALVGLAHASDAQRLRAHLKIAVALLLQSLPIAVTLFVFFPRIANPLWSVPQETATGVSGLSETLSPGDLSRLSLSDAVAFRVDFRGEAPPPSRMYWRGPVLWHFDGRTWSTPLSLKQRQTTLEPLDQGITYTVTLEPHHQRWLFALELPVTLPEKSILTWDHQLLATTPVRARLRYEVKSHLRYRTHRDDSPWEIAAALQLPPTGNPRARALAEQWRQALADPRAVIQRALEYFRSEGFFYTLQPPLLSEEAIDDFLFNTRRGFCEHYASSFAFLMRAAGIPARVVTGYQGGELNPIGNYLIVRQADAHAWVEVWLADTGWRRVDPTAAVSPARIERGIASAAPAGEPLPLLMRAGDGWLRQMRLAWDAAANAWNLWVLGYTEQRQRDLLSRIGFNAPSWQSMAVALVSSTAVLIGALALAMWWRRPECRPDPVQRLYRRFCQRLARRGLPRRREEGPHDYAARVAAARPELAPQVEAISRLYIALRYGDERDPRSLKRLRELVARFRA, from the coding sequence ATGAAATTCCAGGTCTCGCGTCTCACGCTCCCTTTTCCGCGCCTTACGCCGTTTAAGCCCTGGAGCCGCAACCGCGGGCAGCTCATCCTCGCCCGGCCTCGCATCTTCATCCTGCCCACGCGCCAGGGACTTCTGTTTGCCGGCATGCTCCTGCTGATGCTCATCGGCTCCATCAATTATCACCTGAACCTGGGCTTCGCCCTCGTTTTCCTCCTGGGCGCCATGGGCATCGTCTCTATCCTGCACACGTACCGAACGCTCGCGGGCCTGCGCATCTCGGCCGGCAAGAGCGCACCGACCTTCGCCGGCGGGATGGCCACCTTCAGGGTCAACCTGGACAATCCCGCCGCCACACCTCGCTTGAACGTGGCGATCTCGCATCCGGACAGCCCCACCGTCTACTGCCATATCCCGCCAGGGCAGACGTATGTCGCCGCCGTACAGGTCCCGGCTTCGCAGCGAGGCTGGCTCCGGGCTCAGCGCTTGACCCTCCACAGCCGCCACCCCCTCGGCCTGTTTCAGGCCTGGTCGTCCGTGGAGCTCGACATGCAGTGCCTGGTCTACCCCAGGCCCGACCGTTCCCAGGTACCGCTCCCCTTTGCCCCCCTTCTCCGCGGCGAAGGACGGGACGCAGGCCAGGGCAGCGACGATTTCGCCGGTCTGCGGGATTACCGCCCTGGCGACTCCCCCCGTCACATCGCCTGGAAAGCCGCCGCCCAGGAACGGGGAACGTTCACCAAGCAATTCAGCGGCTGCGCCCCGGGGGAGGTGTGGCTGGATTGGGAAGCGCTTCCCGGTCTCGACACGGAAGCGCGGCTCTCACGCCTGACGCGCTGGGTGATCGAGTGCGACGCCCTCGGAATCCCCTACGGGCTGCGGCTCCCGGCGCTGGAGCGGGCCCCGGCGCTGGGACCCGACCACCGCCATGCCTGCCTCAAGGCACTCGCGTTGTTCTGCCTTGACGACACGACCGCGCCGCCAGCGGCACGCGCTTGCCCGTCCATGGAGCCCCGCCTCACGTTGCGCCAGATCCATGGGTTGCTCTTGGCGTTGGCCCTGGCGGTGGCCCCCCACGTGCCGCGCCTTCCCCTGTGGCTGTCCGCCTTCGTGGTGGGAGTGGGCCTGTGGCGCTGGTATCTCGCCCTCAGCGGTAGCCCGCTGCCGCCCCGTCCGTTGCTCTACGCCCTGACAGCCGTCGGAGCCGCCGGCACCGCCCTCCACTTCGGCACCCTGGTCGGCCGCTCAGGCGGCGTAGCGCTACTCATCGTGCTGGTAGCTTTGAAGCTGCTGGAGTCGCGCACCAAGAGGGACGCGGCGCTTCTCGTGTTCCTCGGCTATGCACTCGTGATCACCGAATTCCTCTACGACCAGTCGATCCCCGTAGCCGCTTACAGTGTGCTGCCGGTCGCCGCCCTCACGACCGCCTTAGTCGGTCTCGCCCATGCCTCGGATGCTCAGCGATTGCGCGCTCACCTTAAGATCGCGGTCGCCCTCCTCCTCCAGTCGCTTCCCATCGCGGTGACGCTGTTCGTGTTTTTCCCGCGCATCGCGAACCCGCTGTGGAGCGTACCGCAGGAGACGGCCACGGGCGTGAGTGGGCTGTCGGAAACCCTGTCTCCCGGCGATCTGAGTCGCTTGTCCCTGTCTGACGCTGTCGCCTTCCGGGTGGACTTCCGAGGCGAAGCCCCGCCGCCGAGCCGTATGTATTGGCGGGGACCGGTACTGTGGCACTTCGACGGCCGGACCTGGTCCACTCCCCTGTCATTGAAGCAGCGGCAAACCACGTTGGAGCCGCTCGATCAGGGCATTACCTACACGGTGACGCTGGAGCCGCACCACCAGCGCTGGCTGTTCGCGCTGGAGCTGCCCGTCACCCTGCCCGAAAAATCAATCCTTACCTGGGACCACCAGCTGCTCGCGACGACCCCCGTGCGCGCCCGCCTGCGCTACGAGGTGAAATCGCACCTTCGCTACCGCACCCACCGGGACGACTCCCCCTGGGAGATCGCCGCTGCCCTGCAGCTGCCACCGACGGGGAACCCGCGAGCCCGCGCCCTGGCTGAGCAGTGGCGGCAAGCGCTCGCCGATCCCCGGGCCGTCATCCAGCGGGCGCTCGAATATTTCCGGTCGGAAGGGTTTTTCTACACCCTGCAGCCGCCGCTTCTGAGCGAAGAGGCCATCGATGATTTCCTCTTCAATACCCGCCGCGGATTCTGCGAGCACTACGCCTCGAGCTTCGCGTTCCTGATGCGGGCAGCCGGCATCCCGGCGCGAGTGGTGACAGGCTACCAGGGCGGCGAGCTCAACCCCATAGGCAACTACTTGATCGTTCGTCAGGCCGATGCCCACGCATGGGTGGAAGTGTGGCTCGCCGATACGGGATGGAGGCGGGTCGACCCCACCGCCGCCGTGTCACCTGCTCGCATCGAGCGCGGCATCGCTTCGGCCGCACCGGCAGGAGAGCCGCTTCCGCTGCTCATGCGCGCCGGCGACGGCTGGCTGCGGCAGATGCGTCTGGCGTGGGACGCCGCAGCCAACGCCTGGAACCTGTGGGTGCTGGGCTATACCGAACAGCGCCAGCGGGATCTGCTCAGCCGCATCGGCTTCAACGCGCCGAGCTGGCAATCCATGGCCGTCGCCCTCGTCTCCAGCACGGCCGTACTGATCGGCGCGCTTGCCTTGGCCATGTGGTGGCGCAGGCCCGAGTGCCGGCCCGATCCAGTGCAGCGGCTCTATCGCCGCTTCTGCCAGCGGCTCGCCCGTCGAGGGCTTCCCCGCCGGCGCGAGGAAGGCCCGCACGACTACGCAGCGCGGGTGGCTGCCGCCCGGCCCGAGCTTGCGCCCCAAGTGGAGGCCATCTCCCGCCTCTATATCGCTTTGCGCTACGGAGATGAGCGCGATCCGCGGTCGCTGAAGAGGTTACGGGAGCTGGTGGCCCGCTTTCGGGCCTGA
- the rpoS gene encoding RNA polymerase sigma factor RpoS, which translates to MEPVFEAPPAPEETPFEPEALTGDLLSDVTKLYLNEIGHNALLTPEEELRLARLTRQGDFAARQKMIEHNLRLVVNIAKHYVNRGVALMDLIEEGNLGLMHALEKFDPERGFRFSTYATWWIRQNIERAIMNQSRTIRLPVHVIKELNTVLRAMRHLEAHSEREPTAEDVAHLLDRPVEEVRRVLSLNERTASLDAPLDIDPMLSIGESIPDENRPTPDLQLEQAQLESCVREWLQQLSEKHRWVIERRYGLNGHEVATLEQLAESLGLTRERVRQIQVEALQSLRRLLQRRGMSKDLLL; encoded by the coding sequence ATGGAGCCGGTGTTCGAGGCGCCGCCGGCTCCGGAGGAGACGCCGTTCGAGCCGGAGGCGCTCACCGGCGATCTCCTTTCAGACGTCACCAAGCTCTACCTCAACGAGATCGGTCACAATGCGCTGCTCACCCCCGAGGAGGAACTGCGCCTTGCCCGCCTGACGCGCCAGGGCGATTTCGCCGCGCGGCAGAAGATGATCGAGCACAACCTGCGGTTGGTGGTGAACATCGCCAAGCACTACGTCAACCGCGGGGTGGCGCTGATGGACCTGATCGAGGAAGGAAATCTCGGGCTGATGCACGCCCTGGAGAAGTTCGATCCGGAGCGCGGTTTTCGGTTTTCGACCTACGCCACCTGGTGGATCCGCCAGAACATCGAGCGGGCCATTATGAACCAGTCGCGCACGATCCGGCTCCCCGTGCACGTGATCAAGGAATTGAACACTGTGCTGCGGGCAATGCGCCATTTGGAGGCCCATTCCGAGCGGGAACCGACTGCCGAGGACGTGGCTCACCTCCTGGACCGACCGGTGGAGGAGGTGCGTCGCGTGCTCTCGCTCAACGAGCGTACCGCATCCCTCGACGCACCGCTCGACATAGATCCCATGCTTTCCATTGGGGAGTCCATTCCCGATGAGAACCGTCCGACGCCCGACCTGCAGCTCGAGCAGGCGCAACTCGAGAGCTGCGTTCGCGAGTGGCTGCAGCAGCTCTCGGAGAAGCACCGCTGGGTGATCGAGCGGCGCTACGGCCTGAACGGCCACGAGGTGGCAACGCTGGAGCAACTGGCCGAGAGCTTGGGTCTCACCCGCGAGCGGGTGCGCCAGATCCAGGTGGAGGCGTTGCAGTCCCTGCGCAGGCTGCTTCAGCGGCGCGGCATGTCGAAAGACCTGTTGCTCTAG
- a CDS encoding peptidoglycan DD-metalloendopeptidase family protein yields MSIASMHWHRRLFFSVVWVLSLAGCASVRHGAPVVDRAPPVASGAKTEPARLHAAPRSDDIYVVKRGDTLYSIALEHGMDYRELAQINGIADPSALPVGRELKLKRPPEPPAARAGTGGTVTAPLIVPSAIEVKPLGNSATLKTEPKGYKVPYSERAIAQVKDGTALALAKPETSLSPKAEPKVEAKPEGKAPPDAEGDSEVDWAWPVSGKVISRFTEASKGIDISGRMGQPVYASAPGKVVYAGSGLRGYGKLVIIKHNNAYLSAYAHNREILVKEGQTVAKGQQIAEMGNTDADQVKLHFEIRRYGKPVDPLKYLPADRAS; encoded by the coding sequence ATGAGCATAGCCTCCATGCACTGGCACCGACGCTTGTTCTTCTCCGTCGTGTGGGTCCTTTCCCTGGCCGGCTGTGCCTCCGTGCGCCACGGCGCGCCGGTCGTCGATCGGGCACCGCCCGTCGCATCCGGCGCGAAGACCGAGCCTGCACGCTTGCACGCGGCCCCGCGTTCCGACGACATCTACGTGGTCAAGCGGGGCGATACTCTCTACAGCATTGCTCTTGAGCACGGCATGGACTACCGGGAGCTCGCGCAGATAAACGGCATCGCCGATCCCAGCGCGCTTCCGGTGGGGCGCGAGCTCAAGCTCAAACGCCCGCCCGAGCCGCCCGCGGCCCGTGCCGGCACGGGCGGCACGGTCACCGCACCGCTCATCGTTCCTTCGGCCATTGAAGTGAAGCCGCTGGGTAATTCAGCCACGCTCAAGACCGAACCCAAGGGCTACAAAGTCCCGTACTCGGAGCGGGCGATTGCTCAGGTGAAGGACGGAACAGCCCTCGCCCTGGCGAAGCCGGAGACTTCCCTGTCGCCCAAGGCTGAACCGAAGGTCGAGGCAAAACCCGAAGGGAAAGCTCCACCGGACGCGGAAGGCGACAGCGAGGTGGATTGGGCCTGGCCCGTGAGCGGCAAGGTGATTTCCCGGTTTACCGAGGCGAGCAAGGGGATCGATATCTCCGGTCGGATGGGTCAGCCGGTCTACGCGAGCGCGCCCGGCAAGGTGGTCTACGCCGGCAGCGGGCTGCGGGGCTATGGAAAGCTCGTCATCATCAAGCATAATAACGCGTACCTGTCGGCCTACGCCCACAACCGCGAGATCCTGGTGAAGGAAGGGCAGACCGTCGCCAAGGGCCAGCAGATCGCAGAGATGGGCAACACGGACGCCGACCAAGTGAAGCTGCACTTCGAGATCCGGCGATACGGAAAACCGGTGGATCCGCTCAAGTATCTGCCGGCGGACCGGGCTTCATGA
- a CDS encoding integration host factor subunit alpha, whose translation MTLTKAELADLLFEKVGLNKREAKDMVESFFEEIRVALENGNSVKLSGFGNFQLRDKPQRPGRNPKTGEEIPITARRVVTFHASQKLKALVEQTYRGPDNTQQRAASDSR comes from the coding sequence ATGACCTTAACAAAGGCCGAGCTCGCGGATCTATTGTTTGAAAAAGTCGGCCTCAACAAGCGCGAGGCCAAGGACATGGTGGAATCCTTTTTCGAGGAGATCCGGGTAGCCCTCGAAAATGGAAACAGCGTCAAGCTCTCCGGATTCGGCAATTTCCAGTTGCGGGACAAGCCCCAACGCCCCGGCCGAAATCCCAAGACCGGCGAGGAGATCCCGATTACTGCCCGGAGGGTGGTGACCTTTCACGCCAGCCAGAAGCTGAAAGCCCTTGTCGAGCAGACCTACCGTGGACCCGACAACACCCAGCAAAGAGCTGCCTCCGATTCCCGCTAA